One genomic segment of Methanobrevibacter boviskoreani JH1 includes these proteins:
- a CDS encoding shikimate dehydrogenase: MAIDGNTKIFGVIGNPIEHSLSPNMHNANLESLGLNYVYLPFHVYEDNIEYLIDGAKALNIQGLNVTIPHKINVIKYLDEIDPLAEKIGAVNTINFEYKSDKTIAKGYNTDVLGAMRALKEKTDIKDKDVLVLGAGGASRAICYGLTEENVNSITILNRNLERALDLAGDITSSTEYTVNFDDFENIDTHLRDTDIIINTTPVGIYPNIYDKPLIYAQQMNPNMVVFDIVYTPLETGLLKEAKKIGATRVSGLKMFVYQGAESFKIWTGKDADIKAMEKSVMKESGIHSLKDF, encoded by the coding sequence ATGGCGATTGATGGAAATACTAAGATTTTCGGTGTTATAGGTAATCCTATTGAACATAGCCTTTCACCTAATATGCATAATGCAAATCTTGAATCTTTAGGTTTAAATTATGTCTATTTACCTTTTCATGTTTATGAGGATAATATAGAATATCTTATTGATGGTGCTAAAGCTTTAAATATCCAGGGATTAAATGTTACTATCCCACATAAAATCAATGTAATAAAATATTTAGATGAGATAGATCCCCTTGCTGAGAAGATAGGCGCCGTAAATACAATTAATTTTGAATATAAATCTGATAAAACAATAGCTAAAGGTTATAATACAGATGTTTTAGGTGCTATGAGAGCCCTTAAGGAAAAAACAGACATAAAGGATAAAGATGTTCTGGTTTTAGGTGCAGGTGGAGCATCAAGGGCAATTTGTTATGGACTTACCGAGGAGAATGTCAATTCAATAACAATATTGAACAGGAATCTTGAAAGGGCCTTAGATTTAGCTGGGGATATTACAAGCAGCACCGAATATACCGTTAATTTTGACGATTTTGAAAATATTGATACACATTTAAGGGATACTGACATTATTATAAACACCACCCCAGTTGGAATATATCCAAATATCTATGACAAACCCTTAATTTATGCCCAACAAATGAATCCGAATATGGTTGTTTTTGACATAGTCTACACTCCACTTGAAACAGGCCTACTTAAGGAGGCTAAAAAAATAGGAGCGACAAGGGTTTCTGGTCTTAAAATGTTTGTGTATCAAGGTGCTGAAAGCTTTAAGATATGGACAGGTAAGGATGCAGACATTAAAGCTATGGAAAAATCTGTAATGAAAGAATCAGGAATCCATAGTCTAAAAGATTTTTAA